Proteins encoded in a region of the Mercenaria mercenaria strain notata chromosome 1, MADL_Memer_1, whole genome shotgun sequence genome:
- the LOC123525390 gene encoding uncharacterized protein LOC123525390, with amino-acid sequence MVTLSTSTSTTAQIAVHTITTDTGLLASVSGIPVVVSSAGPCVNPLTAVTLVLSPTAVPRVAPSTAGSGVVSSPPEPCGTTITYEPRKPVPSKPGSRVVTLSTAGSRVVAPSTAGSRVVAPPTTGSHGAQKTVGSRVELLAAGTRTLTSTVGPCLASFTSGTNVLTSTARSRVSVSTIGTHVALSTADTKSLASTTSVLAPLVKQDSDKTPLKCSQCNRWVTVDEFTQHLLNYHAEVSCDTCGKKFRGEFALFQHIEETHVHLPLISSATSTVITEAVPIMSPPLPIVSKSVSVPKCDSPGIGTSLPITNFQDVLPPLTVTSPLDITRPQPVSWESFLPKQFKNVLQKGDLKWVAQCIYDSAGKLKATFEQNWYLPPEPKWSALQPPDPYSYFRQRLFVWAPMRMWGIPLKCPTCKIKLVHGGIYPKAREVIDIDSRYYLVGEYLRCSKCKMPQCPWSSDKLTQLDSGHRNVFPAILTTRLALDRKCVSFMKPRTLGNSSSYLKQAVEEIHSEDWGRRAIQYMSACELHQKGCRLTGNSISYQPPPSYRPLPLAQWFETVHANEVLLHASEMRGSITSTYGKILKLDSTKKVTKKLAGGIEGTAAWMTNVSNEIGEVLNCVLTTGEGAGLMELCQGLVKRYRDADEPEPLVIYVDRDCCSDSGVAPVLRLFQPWESEVRLDTYHFMRRFTRGLTTEHHPLYGTFCSKLSSCIFEWDKGDISMLRRAKKGELKDKFGRVPSEEQISAHITTAELARHCRRKTRGVQKTRTLIDQLLNAMWDLTDSTGVRLVNADSMKQVWETQQKHLPCIQDVSGVELYTKVNTVQKGGQELDVLRCARGSSSLESFHRHQCSFIPGWRSNAMHTQMYMLEGCSRWNISRAREAVDLSRTSQTTMFDIQTMSNINRLSSRVLGLPIIPEFTPPGVHTGERIAVEYLLSQSGKGELSAEIEEEIGAVLPARIEENTEDELLDVTICEVIDIEPTFKFKGLIPVSTTTTEGLQKKIHQETTPSEQSITITPVSISTVTTTEQQVPIIVVPTVCPPPKEQSHSTRPVSPPAKEPNSISQTQVEQTASPSSISTEDIPLPSDGSDSDSSIPLGSAEQRTRYDTRGNPGWEAVDNLAAYLVGLNRSITALSISESSEIVRLYGKLNQMDKSTQKYSLKSKKSSLHGPWRASRKRSGSAPGQQAAERLFMVHGQAAQKPDSNRISECVCLRLSKEFEQARNRPKDNSGKTLPIPHSIVKVYSHIQQLLQDSRQVQNDTNLVLVTINTTTVSAWLNSKQKKADRDSLLQGVALLPQVSVAKEPLLKSKERQTEQSTHGHRIMEFEEQPNREGEVPFRRRKTTVTATATTPSLAASTEGANQAISFTGAQDPYDSATGGAPGQSSGWGWTGAPGQSYGWTGAPGQYGGWMGPNSQYGGWAYQPWSYYGYPWQQPWYPQQPQHTIPPPRPPPPPPSQPSEECSAVVQPSRQREWRQARALTEDEQRHERGEPPKKRRYMGDNYHYQCTKCGKYKSKQTGHTQLKGRWYCPSSGETLEQWKERIINKD; translated from the exons ATGGTTACTTTGTCAACTTCCACATCCACAACAGCTCAAATTGCGGTCCACACTATAACAACTGACACTGGCTTATTGGCGTCAGTATCTGGAATTCCTGTAGTGGTATCATCAGCTGGACCTTGTGTAAATCCGTTAACAGCTGTAACTCTCGTTTTGTCGCCAACAGCTGTACCACGTGTAGCGCCATCAACAGCTGGATCTGGTGTAGTGTCATCACCACCTGAACCTTGTGGGACAACGATAACATATGAACCTCGTAAACCTGTGCCATCAAAACCTGGATCTCGTGTAGTAACACTGTCAACAGCTGGATCTCGTGTAGTAGCGCCGTCAACAGCTGGATCTCGTGTAGTAGCGCCGCCAACAACTGGATCTCATGGGGCACAGAAAACAGTTGGGTCTCGTGTAGAGCTCCTGGCAGCTGGAACTCGCACCCTAACGTCAACAGTTGGTCCCTGTTTAGCGTCGTTTACATCTGGAACTAACGTCTTGACGTCAACAGCTAGATCTCGTGTATCTGTGTCAACAATTGGAACACATGTAGCGTTGTCAACAGCAGATACAAAATCGTTGGCATCAACAACTTCCGTGTTGGCACCGCTAGTTAAACAAGATAGCGATAAAACACCTCTCAAGTGCAGCCAATGTAACAGATGGGTAACAGTTGACGAATTCACTCAGCATTTGTTGAATTATCACGCTGAAGTCTCATGTGATACTTGCGGAAAGAAATTCCGAGGAGAATTTGCTCTATTTCAACATATAGAGGAAACTCATGTGCATTTACCTTTAATTTCTTCAGCCACTTCAACAGTCATTACAGAAGCCGTACCAATCATGTCGCCTCCATTACCAATAGTTTCAAAGTCCGTGAGCGTTCCAAAATGTGACTCTCCTGGGATTGGTACAAGTTTGCCTATTACAAACTTCCAGGATGTTTTACCTCCGCTAACAGTCACATCACCATTAGATATAACCAGACCACAGCCTGTTTCCTGGGAGAGTTTTCTTCCAAAACAGTTTAAGAATGTTTTACAAAAAGGAGATCTGAAGTGGGTAGCGCAATGTATATATGACAGTGCAGGGAAGTTGAAAGCCACGTTTGAACAGAACTGGTACCTACCACCAGAACCAAAGTGGTCGGCACTTCAACCGCCTGACCCATACAGTTACTTTAGACAAAGACTGTTTGTATGGGCTCCCATGCGTATGTGGGGTATTCCACTGAAATGTCCTACCTGTAAAATCAAACTTGTCCATGGGGGAATATATCCAAAGGCAAGAGAGGTGATAGACATTGACAGCAGATACTATCTGGTTGGAGAATACCTGCGATGTAGCAAGTGTAAAATGCCGCAGTGTCCATGGAGTTCAGACAAGCTGACGCAGCTGGATAGTGGTCATCGAAACGTTTTTCCAGCCATTTTAACAACCAGACTTGCTCTAGATAGAAAGTGTGTAAGCTTTATGAAACCAAGGACACTTGGAAACAGTTCCAGTTATCTAAAACAGGCGGTCGAAGAGATCCATAGCGAAGACTGGGGAAGACGTGCCATTCAGTACATGTCAGCATGTGAACTTCATCAAAAGGGATGCAG GCTGACCGGGAACAGTATAAGTTATCAACCACCTCCCTCGTACAGACCACTTCCACTGGCTCAATGGTTCGAAACTGTGCATGCAAACGAAGTTCTACTGCATGCGTCTGAGATGAGAGGATCCATCACTTCAACGTATGGAAAAATCCTCAAGCTAGATTCTACTAAAAAG GTTACAAAGAAACTGGCCGGAGGAATTGAAGGTACCGCGGCATGGATGACAAATGTTTCCAATGAAATCGGTGAAGTGTTGAATTGTGTATTAACTACTGGAGAGGGTGCTGGCCTAATGGAGTTATGCCAAGGCTTAGTGAAGCGATACAGAGACGCCGATGAACCGGAACCTCTGGTAATATACGTTGATAGAGATTGTTGCAGCGATTCAGGAGTAGCCCCTGTCTTAAGATTGTTCCAGCCTTGGGAGTCTGAAGTTCGGCTCGATACCTACCATTTTATGCGTAGATTCACAAGAGGCCTTACGACAGAACACCACCCACTCTACGGGACCTTCTGCTCAAAGTTGTCGAGCTGCATCTTCGAGTGGGACAAGGGTGACATCAGCATGCTAAGAAGGGCAAAGAAGGGTGAACTAAAAGATAAATTTGGCCGTGTACCCTCGGAAGAGCAAATATCTGCACATATAACAACCGCTGAACTTGCCAGGCATTGCAGACGAAAGACCCGAGGTGTTCAAAAGACAAGAACTCTGATTGACCAGCTCCTTAATGCGATGTGGGATCTGACAGACTCAACTGGTGTCCGTCTTGTAAATGCTGACAGCATGAAGCAAGTGTGGGAAACACAACAAAAGCACTTGCCCTGCATTCAAGATGTCTCTGGAGTAGAACTTTACACAAAGGTAAACACAGTCCAAAAGGGTGGCCAGGAGCTTGATGTCCTCCGATGTGCAAGGGGATCATCTTCGTTAGAAAGCTTTCATCGTCACCAGTGCAGTTTTATACCAG GCTGGAGATCCAACGCTATGCATACACAGATGTACATGTTGGAAGGATGTTCACGGTGGAACATCAGTCGGGCCCGTGAAGCCGTCGATTTGTCGAGAACATCGCAGACAACTATGTTTGACATACAAACTATGTCAAACATTAACCGACTAAGTTCGAGAGTGTTGGGATTGCCAATTATTCCAGAATTCACACCTCCCGGCGTACATActg GTGAACGTATAGCGGTAGAATATTTGCTCTCGCAGTCTGGAAAGGGTGAACTTTCTGCAGAGATAGAGGAGGAGATAGGGGCTGTTTTACCAGCTCGGATTGAAGAAAATACCGAGGATGAACTTCTAGATGTCACTATCTGCGAAGTTATCGATATTGAGCCAACATTCAAATTTAAAGGCTTAATACCTGTGTCCACAACTACAACAGAAggactacaaaaaaaaattcatcaagaAACTACACCATCAGAGCAATCAATTACAATCACACCAGTTTCAATTTCAACTGTTACAACAACTGAACAACAAGTGCCAATAATTGTTGTACCAACAGTATGTCCGCCACCAAAAGAACAAAGTCATTCAACACGGCCAGTCAGTCCACCAGCAAAAGAACCAAATTCAATCAGTCAAACACAAGTGGAACAAACAGCATCTCCATCCTCTATCTCTACAGAAGATATACCTCTTCCATCAGATGGAAGTGATAGTGACAGCAGTATACCACTTGGCTCAGCAGAGCAG AGAACAAGGTATGATACCAGAGGTAATCCTGGCTGGGAGGCTGTTGACAATCTTGCCGCTTACCTTGTTGGTCTCAACAGGTCAATAACAGCTTTATCAATCAGCGAGTCATCTGAGATTGTACGCCTTTATGGAAAACTAAATCAAATGGACAAGTCGACACAAAAGTATAGTTTAAAGTCGAAGAAGAGTAGCTTGCATGGACCTTGGAGGGCTTCTAGGAAGCGAAGTGGGTCAGCACCGGGCCAACAGGCCGCTGAAAG ACTTTTTATGGTACACGGCCAAGCAGCCCAGAAGCCAGACTCCAATAGAATATCAGAGTGTGTTTGTTTGCGTCTCAGTAAAGAATTCGAGCAAGCCAGAAATAGGCCAAAAGACAACAGTGGAAAGACCTTGCCAATTCCACATTCCATAGTTAAAGTCTACAGCCATATCCAACAGCTGCTGCAAGATAGTAGGCAGGTTCAGAATGATACAAATCTGGTGTTAGTAACAATAAACACAACGACCGTGTCTGCATG GCTAAACAGTAAGCAGAAGAAAGCAGACAGAGATTCGTTGCTTCAGGGAGTTGCACTTCTACCCCAGGTATCTGTTGCAAAGGAACCTTTACTGAAATCAAAGGAGCGACAAACTGAACAATCGACTCATGGTCACAGGATAATGGAATTTGAAGAGCAGCCAAATAGAGAAGGTGAGGTGCCTTTTAGACGCAGAAAAACAACTGTTACTGCTACGGCCACTACCCCATCACTTGCTGCTTCTACAGAAGGAGCGAATCAGGCAATCTCATTCACGGGTGCACAAGACCCATATGATTCAGCGACGGGTGGTGCCCCTGGTCAAAGTAGCGGTTGGGGTTGGACTGGTGCACCAGGTCAGTCTTATGGATGGACTGGTGCACCAGGTCAGTATGGAGGATGGATGGGTCCTAATTCTCAGTATGGTGGATGGGCTTATCAACCATGGTCATATTATGGATACCCGTGGCAACAGCCATGGTATCCGCAACAACCACAGCATACTATACCACCACCCAGACCGCCCCCACCACCGCCGTCTCAACCATCAGAAGAGTGTTCTGCAGTTGTTCAGCCATCCCGCCAGCGAGAGTGGAGGCAAGCAAGAGCGCTTACAGAAGATGAGCAGCGACATGAACGCGGTGAGCCACCAAAGAAACGCCGCTATATGGGGGACAATTACCATTATCAATGCACAAAATGTGGCAAgtacaaatccaaacaaactggCCACACTCAGTTAAAAGGAAGATGGTATTGTCCCTCGTCAGGAGAAACACTTGAGCAATGGAAAGAAAGAATTATTAATAAGGATTAG